From one Mycolicibacterium sp. HK-90 genomic stretch:
- a CDS encoding YbjN domain-containing protein: MSVEQIITGTLDEHELVYHRHPGAHGGLPGIVVELPGERRLVTNTILSVGEHSVRVEAFVCRKPDENFEGVYRFLLKRNRRLYGVAYTLDNVGDIYLVGRMSLEAVTPEEIDRVLGQVLEAVDSDFNTLLELGFRSSIQKEWEWRVSRGESLKNLKAFEHLIEQRLLDE, encoded by the coding sequence ATGAGTGTCGAGCAGATCATCACCGGCACCCTCGACGAGCACGAGCTGGTCTATCACCGGCACCCGGGCGCGCACGGTGGCCTGCCCGGCATCGTCGTCGAACTGCCCGGCGAACGCCGCCTGGTCACCAACACCATCCTGAGCGTCGGTGAGCATTCGGTGCGCGTCGAGGCATTCGTATGCCGTAAACCCGACGAGAACTTCGAAGGCGTCTACCGGTTCCTGCTCAAGCGCAACCGCAGGCTCTACGGAGTCGCCTACACCCTCGACAACGTCGGCGACATCTACCTCGTCGGGCGGATGTCGCTGGAAGCGGTCACCCCCGAGGAGATCGACCGGGTGCTGGGCCAAGTGCTCGAAGCCGTCGACTCCGATTTCAACACCCTGCTGGAACTGGGCTTCCGTTCCTCGATCCAGAAGGAGTGGGAGTGGCGGGTCTCGCGCGGTGAGTCGCTGAAGAACCTCAAGGCGTTTGAACATCTGATAGAGCAGCGTCTGCTGGACGAGTGA
- a CDS encoding phosphoglyceromutase encodes MPTLILLRHGESDWNQKNLFTGWVDVDLTDKGRTEAVRGGQLMVEQDVLPDVVYTSLLRRAITTANLALDAADRHWIPVHRDWRLNERHYGALQGLDKAATKEKYGEEQFMAWRRSYDTPPPPIEKGSEFSQDADPRYADIGGGPLTECLKDVVTRFVPYYEDTIVPDLRAGKTVLIAAHGNSLRALVKYLDGMSDEEVVGLNIPTGIPLRYDLDENLKPLVAGGEYLDPEAAAAGAAAVAAQGAKK; translated from the coding sequence ATGCCGACGCTGATCCTGCTCCGCCACGGTGAGAGCGACTGGAACCAGAAGAACCTGTTCACCGGGTGGGTCGACGTCGACCTCACCGACAAGGGCCGCACCGAGGCGGTCCGCGGCGGTCAGCTGATGGTCGAGCAGGACGTTCTGCCCGACGTGGTCTACACGTCGCTGCTGCGCCGCGCGATCACCACCGCGAACCTCGCCCTCGACGCCGCCGATCGGCACTGGATCCCGGTGCACCGGGACTGGCGGCTCAACGAGCGTCACTACGGCGCACTGCAAGGCCTGGACAAGGCCGCCACCAAGGAGAAGTACGGCGAAGAGCAGTTCATGGCGTGGCGACGCAGCTACGACACCCCGCCGCCACCGATCGAGAAGGGCAGCGAGTTCAGCCAGGACGCCGACCCGCGCTACGCGGACATCGGCGGCGGCCCGCTGACCGAATGCCTCAAGGACGTGGTGACCCGCTTCGTGCCGTACTACGAGGACACGATCGTGCCCGACCTGCGGGCCGGCAAGACCGTGCTGATCGCCGCGCACGGCAACTCGCTGCGTGCGCTGGTCAAATACCTCGACGGGATGTCCGACGAAGAGGTCGTCGGCCTGAACATCCCGACCGGGATCCCGCTGCGCTACGACCTCGACGAGAACCTCAAACCGCTGGTCGCGGGTGGGGAATACCTCGACCCCGAGGCTGCGGCCGCCGGTGCCGCCGCAGTGGCCGCACAGGGAGCCAAAAAATAG
- a CDS encoding cell wall metabolism sensor histidine kinase WalK, whose amino-acid sequence MSLVSALLLTAVVSLLALIVGAGVASAVAPRIVARRQRREAEQAGLTVSQMLQHIVSASPNGIVVVDTFNDVVYANERASELGVVRDRLLDDRAWRAAEQVFATGQAIDVDLSPRKLPHPGRSGISVRGWVRLLSGEDRRFAVVYADDQSEHARMEATRRDFVANVSHELKTPVGAMRVLAEALQASADDPDMVRRFSDKMVAESLRLADMVGELIELSRLQGAERLPDLGAVDVDTVVSEALSRHKVAADKADISITTDHPTGYRVLGDQTLLVTAIANLVSNAIAYSPNGSGISVSRRRRGGSVEIAVTDRGIGIAKADQERVFERFFRVDKARSRATGGTGLGLAIVKHVAANHNGTIRLWSQPGTGSTFTLSIPAYPETDEPTSGSDERED is encoded by the coding sequence GTGAGCTTGGTGTCGGCGCTACTGCTGACGGCGGTCGTTTCGTTGCTCGCGCTGATTGTCGGTGCGGGTGTGGCCTCCGCAGTCGCACCCCGCATCGTTGCCCGTCGCCAACGTCGCGAAGCCGAGCAGGCGGGCCTGACGGTGTCGCAGATGCTCCAGCACATCGTGTCCGCATCGCCCAACGGCATCGTCGTGGTCGACACGTTCAACGACGTCGTCTACGCTAATGAGCGCGCATCCGAACTCGGTGTGGTGCGCGACCGACTCCTCGACGACCGGGCCTGGCGCGCCGCCGAGCAGGTCTTCGCCACCGGTCAGGCCATCGACGTCGACCTGTCACCGCGCAAGCTTCCGCACCCTGGACGCTCGGGTATCTCGGTGCGCGGCTGGGTGCGGCTGCTGTCCGGTGAAGATCGCCGTTTCGCCGTCGTCTATGCCGATGACCAGTCCGAGCACGCCCGGATGGAAGCCACTCGGCGTGACTTCGTCGCCAACGTCAGCCACGAGCTCAAGACTCCGGTCGGGGCCATGCGGGTGCTGGCCGAGGCGCTGCAGGCCTCTGCCGACGACCCGGACATGGTGCGCCGCTTCTCCGACAAGATGGTGGCTGAATCGCTACGGCTGGCCGATATGGTCGGCGAGCTGATCGAACTGTCCCGGCTGCAGGGCGCTGAGCGACTGCCCGATCTCGGCGCTGTCGACGTCGACACCGTGGTGTCCGAAGCGCTGTCCCGGCACAAGGTGGCCGCCGACAAGGCCGACATCTCGATCACCACCGACCATCCCACCGGATATCGAGTGCTGGGTGACCAGACGCTGCTCGTGACGGCCATCGCCAATCTGGTGTCCAACGCAATCGCCTACTCGCCCAACGGGTCCGGTATCTCCGTCAGCCGCCGCCGACGCGGCGGCAGCGTCGAGATCGCGGTCACCGACCGTGGCATCGGAATCGCCAAGGCCGATCAGGAACGGGTCTTCGAGCGGTTCTTCCGGGTCGACAAGGCCCGCTCGCGGGCCACCGGCGGCACCGGGCTGGGCCTGGCGATCGTCAAACATGTGGCCGCCAACCACAACGGAACCATCCGGCTGTGGAGTCAGCCGGGCACCGGGTCGACATTCACCTTGTCGATCCCGGCCTATCCCGAAACCGATGAGCCAACCAGTGGCTCGGACGAACGAGAGGATTAG